A genomic segment from Nicotiana tabacum cultivar K326 chromosome 9, ASM71507v2, whole genome shotgun sequence encodes:
- the LOC142164324 gene encoding uncharacterized protein LOC142164324, producing the protein MKKILHAAKYITEAGLEIEKVLMAETYSISNMYNQLRGDFTNESVSWKRLICNNKGCPKWIFIMYLALHERLSTKDRMSKWGIQVEQTCPLCEQELESHHHLFFSCKYSTDIWSKVLTWLGITRQVYSWEDEVEWATRNVTGKGAKA; encoded by the coding sequence atgaagaagatttTACATGCAGCAAAGTATATAACTGAAGCAGGATTAGAGATAGAAAAGGTTCTGATGGCTGAAACATATTCTATTAGCAACATGTATAATCAATTACGAGGAGACTTTACAAATGAAAGTGTAAGCTGGAAAAGACTGATTTGCAACAATAAAGGGTGCCCAAAATGGATCTTCATTATGTATCTAGCACTACATGAGAGATTATCTACCAAAGACAGAATGAGCAAATGGGGGATACAAGTAGAGCAAACTTGTCCATTGTGTGAGCAAGAGTTGGAGAGCCATCATCATCTCTTCTTCTCCTGCAAGTACTCCACAGATATATGGAGTAAGGTACTAACATGGTTGGGAATAACAAGACAAGTGTATAGCTGGGAAGATGAAGTTGAATGGGCCACAAGAAATGTAACTGGAAAGGGAGCTAAAGCATAA